A window of Candidatus Nitrospira allomarina genomic DNA:
GTGTTGTTATTTGTCGTCGCATCCATCTTCTCGATGACCTACGGCAATATCGTGGCCATTGCCCAAAAGAATATTAAACGGCTGTTGGCCTATTCCGGTATTGCGCAAATTGGAAATATCATGATCGGATTAGCCGCAGGAACGAAACAAGGCAGCGATGCGATTATGTTTTTTCTCCTGACATATCTTTTTGCGAATTTGGGAGCTTTCGCCGTCATCATTGCCGTGAGCCGGGTCATGAAAAGCGACGAAATTGAAGATTATAATGGTCTGAATCGACGTTCCCCGTTTTTGGCGGCGTCCATGTTGCTCTTCCTGTTGTCGCTGGCTGGAGTCCCTCCGCTTGCGGGATTTATCGGGAAAATCTATTTATTTATTGCTGCCATGAAAGAGGAGCTATACACCCTTCTGATTGTCGGACTCATCAATATCGTCATCTCCATGTACTACTATTTAATTGTCGTTAAAAAGATGTACATCAACGAACCCACCGATTCTTCGCCAATTCTTGCATCCATGCCGATCAAAGTTGCGGTGTACGTCGGGATTGTCGGAACCGTGTTGTTGGGTGTGTACCCAGGACCGTTTATCGACTGGGCCGTTAGTGCCTCCCTTATGTTCTCCAATATCGCAGGACCCACCGCCGCCGCGTCCCTACTTCCTGGCGGATAATCGCCTGGCCGGATATTGGGGCGTTCCACCCTCCTTCTCCGGATTGACAGGCACAATTTCTTTTTCCGCAGTTCCACATGACCTCCTTGAAGGGAGGAAATGTGCGCTAAGGATGAGCACAGCTTGATGGGGTATTAGGAAAAAGGGAAATTTGGTGGACTTACATCCGCCACGAGAAGATGGTTTCTAGGGGATTGAGCCCATTAAGTTGCCACATCGCTCCGAACACCACGGATATGGTCACAATCACTAAGAGAATCAGACCGATGAGGATCGAATTTTTTTTGCTACGGGGATAACGGGGGAGAGGAACTTTTTGGGACCCCGACGGGTCTTGCCACAATGCGGAGGGTCGTCGTGGCCCCAGAAGTGCTGTGGTTTTCCGGAGAGGTTCCACTTGACTGACTCGTGAGGCTTTTGTGGCTCCCCTTTTCACTGGGGCGACTGAGGGTATCTTCCCTGGTGACGTTGTCTCTGGCTTTACAGGTTGGGGAACTTTCCTGGTATGGATATAGGATGCTCGACAATGGGGACACACCAGCGTTTCCTGGATTGATTCGCTGTTATCCTCCTGCTGTGGGTGTCCTCCGGCTAACGACACCCGGCAATATGGGCATGTGCGGGCATCCGGCGAGACCAGACCGTGACATTGTGGGCAGGTGTGTAGTCCGGATGCCCGTTCCTCTTCTAACGCATGCTTCCCGGGAGAAGGGAAGGCGCATTGAGGACAGGCTCGAGCTTCGGTCGAGACCTCTTTGTGACATTCAGGGCAGGGAACAAGGGCCATGGAGTAAATTTCCGTTTTCGCTATTTCACAGATTTTTCGAGCATATTTCTTCCTGATCTTTCAGGAAGGCAACGTCGATACCTGGAAGATTTGTTTGAATGATGTGTAAATGCAGGAGTGTCTTCCTCCTTCTTGAACCGAATCAGAGATGAAGGGAAGAGGCTAGCCTTCCGCTATTCTCTCTCATCTGATTTGCTCTTCTCAAGGGAGGGCGGGTTTTTTCACAATTGGGTTTCTTGACTTCATCTCTCTGTTCTCTTTTAGGGGTAAAATGTGTAACATTTCCAGGCATGTCCAGACAGTGTTATCTTGGATTGATTCCTTGTCCTATGTCTTAGTATGACAGGATGCAAGGAACTAACAGGGTTTCTCAAATTTCCATGAGGGTACTATGACCAATGAAACAAAAGAGGAAAATCATTCTATCACCCAGGCGGTCAGCCAGCGATACGCTAAAGCGGTAACCAACGGTGAACAGTTGTGTTGCCCGACCGGGTATAACCATGAAGATTTGGGACAATTTATACCAGAACCGGTCTTAAATGTGTCGTATGGCTGCGGAACTCCGGTTGGCCTATCAACTGTCCAACCTGGTGAAGTCGTCCTGGACATTGGTTCTGGAGGCGGGATCGACTGTTTTGAAGCGTCCCGGAAAGTCGGGCCCCGAGGTCGTGTCATTGGCATTGATATGACCGATGAAATGTTGGCGTTGTCGCGTACGCACGCCCCAACCGTTGCCAGCAATCTGGGTTATCCGGAGCCGAATGTGGACTTTCGAAAGGGATTTGCCGACGCCATGCCTGTTGAAGACGATCAGGTGGATCTCATTATTTCGAATTGTGTCATTAATCTCGCTCCGGATAAGAGGAAGGTCTTCCAGGAAATGTTGCGCGTGCTTCGACCTGGTGGACGGTTCACCATTTCCGATATTGTTGCCGACCAACCCATTCCGAATTACTTAATCTATGACAAGGCCAAATGGGGCGATTGTTTGTCCGGCGCCCTTACGATCAAAGACTATTGGGGCGGGCTTCGAGACGCCGGATTTAAAGGGCTTCATCAGGTCAATAGTATTCCATGGAGAGTGATTGACGGCATCCAGTTCCTCTCGGTGACACTCACGGGGTATAAACTGGCCTCCACATCGACCGCTCCGTCGTCCGTCTTTGCAACCCTTACCGGGCCATTTTCCCAGGTGCTGGATGAGCTGGGTACGACATTTACTCGAGGCAATCCTCAGCAAATCGATGAACGAACGGCCGAATTATTGGCATTAGCTCCTTATCATGAGCGATTCATTATTGACGAGAAACCGGTGGCTCTGACGGTTCAAGATTCTCGAATGCTGGCGGTCTATCCCGAAGATGCGCCGTGTCTTTGGGAAGGACAATTTGCCGTGTTGACCGGACCGTTCTTAGAGGTCTGTGATGATGACGACCATACGTATCGATGCGGTGAGCCGGTGGAAATTTGCTCTAAAACACACAACGTCCTCCAGACCACTTCGTATCAACCCTATTTTGCGATCATTAATCGATCCAGAGAGGGCGTGGACTCCGAACCCGTCATTTGTGGACCATCCACCGGGTGTTGTTAGGAATATCCGGAAAATCACCCTCTCGGTGTGTGAAGAATTACGGCCATCAAGACGATGAAAACTTCAGCTCTCCCCATGGTTGCCCCGAATCAATCTTCTGGGATGGTTCCGTCGTTTGAGAAAGCGCTGGCCCCCCATTATTCCCTGCCCCTCAAGGCCCAATCTATTTCCACGCTTCAGGTTAATGTCGGGAAGGTTTGTAACCAAACCTGTCACCATTGCCATGTCGATGCCGGGCCTCACCGGACGGAAAGCATGAGCAAAGCCACTATCGATCAAATCCTGGACGTGCTCGATCGCACCCCTCAGATTATGACGGTGGATATCACCGGTGGGGCGCCGGAAATGAACCCCCATTTTGAGTATCTGGTTGAGCAATGTCGGGTCCGAAACCGGAAGGTGATCGACCGCTGTAATTTGACGGTGTTCTATGTCAAGGGGAAAGCGCATCTTCCTCAATTTCTTGCAGACCATCACGTGGACATTGTCGCCTCCCTCCCCTGTTATGAAGCCGACAATGTCGATCAGCAACGGGGAAAAGGCGTGTTTAATCGGAGCATTACCGCGCTGCAGACTCTCAATGGCTTGGGATATGGAACAGACGGCACCGGCCTCATGCTGGATCTGGTCTACAACCCATTAGGTCCGGTCCTTCCGCCGCCTCAAATCGAACTCGAACAGGACTTTAAAGGAGAATTGGGCCAGCGATTTGGGATTCGGTTTAACCGGCTCTATACCATTACCAATATGCCGATCAGTCGTTTCTGGGATGAATTACACGAGGCCGGACAACTTGAACATTACTACACGCTCTTGTTGAATCATTTTAATCCAATGGCTATCAATGGGCTCATGTGTCGGTCTCTGCTGAGTGTGGGATGGGACGGGCGGCTCTATGACTGTGATTTTAATCAAATGTTGGATCTGCCGATCCAGCCGGAATCTCAAGCCTGGATCGACCGGTTCAATTTGACGGAACTGAAACACCGACCAATTGCGGTCGGACCCCATTGCCTGGGATGTACGGCAGGTTCCGGTTCATCGTGTGGTGGAGCCCTGACCTAATTCGCCTGCCTTCCATCGTCTATCATCAGTTTTCGAATCCGGTCTTTCTTTAGGTGACGTCCTCAAGCTTGAAATGCCTGGCGCAATCCTGGCTACAGAAATAATAATTCTTTCCCTTGAGCTCCTGTACAATCGCTGTGCCCGCAGCTACGTATACCTTACAGACGGGGTCTTGAATCATCACATCTTTTCCTGGGGTGGCGGGGTCAAGTTTGGGCTGACTCCATTCACGGAAAGCTCGACGAACCATAAAGAATAAGATCACTAAAAGAATGAGAATTGTAATTATTTTATACATGATGTGTGATGGGCCTTTTGAGATAGATAGCATTTTGTACCATGTTTTCAGTTTTGATTCCACATATGCCGTCAACGGCATTTCCCAAAGATGTTTGTTGATTCACAGGGACTTTCTTTCATTGCTGTGCCCTTTCTCAACTTGTTAGGATTTTCCCTATGCTGCCGTTGGTCATTATTCTGAATCTCGTAGGTCTCAGCCCATGTTGATCCGGGTCTTGCTAATGGTTCTCGCATTCGGGGGATGCACCATGAGCCAACCCCTTACGGGAACAATCGTCGATCTGACCTATCCCTTTGATGAGCATACCGTGTATTGGCCAACGAATGAGTCCTTTCACTGGAAGAAAACGAATTGGGGTCCCAGCAAGCAGGGGCATTGGTATGCATCGGCAGTCTACTCCGCTTCAGAGCATGGTGGCACTCATCTCGATGCCCCAATTCATTTTGCAGAGTCCGGATGGAGTGTGGACGAAATCCCCGTCGACCAGTTAACAGGTGACGCGATCGTGCTGGATATTCGAGCACAGGTGGAGTCCAATCCGGATTATACTTTACAGGTTGACGATATTGCCCAATGGGAAATCTCTTACGGTCCAATCCCTCCCAAAGCCATCGTGTTACTCTTGACCGGGTTTGGACGGTATTGGCCGGACAAGGTCCGATATCTTGGTAGCTCCACTCCGGAAGATCCCGCTACGCTCCATTTCCCCGGGTTTTCCGCCAAAGCCATCACATTTCTGCTTACGAAAAGAGAAATTTTAGGAATTGGAATAGATACAGCCAGCATTGATGCCGGGCAGTCACGAGATTTTCCAGTTCATCAAATTCTGGGTCGAGCAAATCGCTATGCGTTGGAGAATGTGGCGCACCTCGAACTGTTGCCACCCAGAGGAGCTCGAATGACGGCCCTCCCGATGAAGATTCATGGAGGCACAGGAGGACCGGCTCGAATTATTGCAACCGTGCCTTAGGGGCTCATCAGATCAACCACCGAATGAAAGGTTTCCGGGCTCTCATGAAGATCCTTGGAGAAATATTGATAATGAACAAAAGGAAATTATGGTTACGATTACGTTAATGGGTGATTTGCAAACTGTTGATGGGGAGCGAGCCCTTGGATGCGAGATTGCTGACTCCGTCACCGTGAAGCAACTGATCAGAAAACAAGGTAAACCGCTTCGGGAAATCTTTCAGTTGTTAAAAGAAAAAAAAGTCATGGTAACCGTGAATAAACGAATTGCCAGTGAAGAGACTAAAGTCTACGATGGAGATGCCGTCTATATTGTCGCTCACGATGGAATGGGACAAAGCGGACTTACGCTCTCCCATTACTAATTTAAGATGACCATGTTGACGGGCTTGGGCCAACGGGGGTCTCCAGTGGTTCACCCATGGGCTTCAGTCTTCTGGCAGAGACTTCTGACCTGAGGCGGACCTCCTGGCAGCGTATCAAAGGGCTCAAAATCGTCCATCCCCGGTGAGCGATCACCCACGCAAAAAAAGGGGAGCCGCCGTACTTGAACGGCTCCCCCTCGAATGTTGAGATCTGATTACCCTTCAGTGATTTGAATTTTGCGAGGTTTTGCAGGCCCCACCTTTGGCAGGGTTACTCGCAATACTCCATTATTCAGTTTGGCTTCAATGTGTTCCTGATCAATTACTTCAGAAAGAGTAAATTGGCGGAAATATTTCCCGGTCTCGTACTCGCGTAAAACATGCTCCTCTTTCTCAGGAACAGAAACTGACGGCACACCGCTCAAAGAAAGCACATCGTTACGCAGATCAATTGAGACATTTTCGGATGGCACCCCGGGCATATCCGCCACAATTGTCAGGGCCTGATCGTCTTCAAATATGTCAACATTGGGTGAAAACACTCGACCAGGGATTGTTTGTTCCGCATCCGATTTGACTTCCCGCTTATCCCGCACTTGTATATCCTGCGTTTGTGTTGTCATAAGTTCATCCTCCTTTGTATTGAATGGGGTCTTCCCCATTACTCGCCTCAATTTCAATCTTTATCCTGTAATGGCGATTTTTTTTGGTTTAGCCTTTTCGGCTTTAGGCAAGACCACCATTAAAATACCGTGTTGATATTTTGCTTGCACTCGCTCACTGTCCACATCAGTGGGCAATGTTAACTGTCGCCGGATTTTTCCAGATTCCCGTTCTCGGCGATGATATCGCACATTAGATTGCTCATCCGGAATCGCCCGCTCACCTGTGACAGTAAGATTCCGGCCTGTGACCGACACCTCCAATTTATCGAGCGTCATGCCTGGAACCTCCGAGCGAACATATACATTATCGCTATCCTGTGACACATTCATAAGCGGATAGACGCCCGCTGGAGAATCCCAACCATTTACCCTGGATAGTCCATTGAACAAGTGACCAAGATCTCGTCGAAGCCGGTCTAGCTCTGAAACTCCGCCCGAAAAACCATCAAACGGCCAATTTTCAAATCTTCGAATGACCATAGTTTACCCCTCCTCTTTGAACTTCTCCTACTTCATTCTTCCAAATGCTAGGTAATTTGTCGGGATACCTTCGAAGGTCACACATTCATCGATGTTACTTATAAAATAATTTCAAAATTCCGGGAGTCAAGTAGGACGATCATTTTCGGGGGAAATGCGTAAAAGGAGTGGGAGATTGTTTGGGACACCAGATCGAGGTAGGAACGAGAATGGAAGCGGAAATAATGAGAAACAGAGGGAGCCCAATCAGCGTAATTGACCTGAAGAAAGCCATGACCACAACCCTCTCGCTTCAACCGTAAGGCCTTTTAGAGAATCCGATAAGGAATGCCAAAACCTTGTAATGGCGTGCCTGTTTGTCGGAAAAACAGACAAGACTTATCCTGATCGTAGGATGGGAATTGTTCGCCGACATTGGGGAAAGTTTTTTGAAAACGTCTTTGTGTAAACCGTATTTGTGTTGGTGTATGGGCGTTCGGGCCATGACGACCATGAGGGTGAACAATCTGGCCGCTATTGACATTGTTCAATCCAAATCGTGAATGTATTACTTTCCCAGGAGTGTTTCGCGGTCTGCTGGAGGGCCGCTCACCATTTCATAAGGAGGATACGATGAATCAGCGATCTTTCGGTCTCGGATTACTGTTCCTCATGATGTTGGTTTTGAGTGGATGTGATTCCGGCGAATACGGAAAAGAAACGAAACCGGAACCCAAAGCGGAAAGTACGCCAATGTCGCCGGCCGAGGCTCCGGGCATGGCGGAAACTTCACAGGTTGAAGGTGCCCTGATGGTAACTGCCGGAGTTGCCGGTGCAGCAGAAAATGAGGAAGGGGTCAACCATTTTCAACA
This region includes:
- a CDS encoding methyltransferase domain-containing protein, whose translation is MTNETKEENHSITQAVSQRYAKAVTNGEQLCCPTGYNHEDLGQFIPEPVLNVSYGCGTPVGLSTVQPGEVVLDIGSGGGIDCFEASRKVGPRGRVIGIDMTDEMLALSRTHAPTVASNLGYPEPNVDFRKGFADAMPVEDDQVDLIISNCVINLAPDKRKVFQEMLRVLRPGGRFTISDIVADQPIPNYLIYDKAKWGDCLSGALTIKDYWGGLRDAGFKGLHQVNSIPWRVIDGIQFLSVTLTGYKLASTSTAPSSVFATLTGPFSQVLDELGTTFTRGNPQQIDERTAELLALAPYHERFIIDEKPVALTVQDSRMLAVYPEDAPCLWEGQFAVLTGPFLEVCDDDDHTYRCGEPVEICSKTHNVLQTTSYQPYFAIINRSREGVDSEPVICGPSTGCC
- a CDS encoding cyclase family protein, encoding MSQPLTGTIVDLTYPFDEHTVYWPTNESFHWKKTNWGPSKQGHWYASAVYSASEHGGTHLDAPIHFAESGWSVDEIPVDQLTGDAIVLDIRAQVESNPDYTLQVDDIAQWEISYGPIPPKAIVLLLTGFGRYWPDKVRYLGSSTPEDPATLHFPGFSAKAITFLLTKREILGIGIDTASIDAGQSRDFPVHQILGRANRYALENVAHLELLPPRGARMTALPMKIHGGTGGPARIIATVP
- a CDS encoding zinc ribbon domain-containing protein gives rise to the protein MALVPCPECHKEVSTEARACPQCAFPSPGKHALEEERASGLHTCPQCHGLVSPDARTCPYCRVSLAGGHPQQEDNSESIQETLVCPHCRASYIHTRKVPQPVKPETTSPGKIPSVAPVKRGATKASRVSQVEPLRKTTALLGPRRPSALWQDPSGSQKVPLPRYPRSKKNSILIGLILLVIVTISVVFGAMWQLNGLNPLETIFSWRM
- a CDS encoding Hsp20/alpha crystallin family protein — translated: MTTQTQDIQVRDKREVKSDAEQTIPGRVFSPNVDIFEDDQALTIVADMPGVPSENVSIDLRNDVLSLSGVPSVSVPEKEEHVLREYETGKYFRQFTLSEVIDQEHIEAKLNNGVLRVTLPKVGPAKPRKIQITEG
- a CDS encoding tetratricopeptide repeat protein, whose protein sequence is MNQRSFGLGLLFLMMLVLSGCDSGEYGKETKPEPKAESTPMSPAEAPGMAETSQVEGALMVTAGVAGAAENEEGVNHFQQGHWDVAQEHFTKAIAANADLPEAHYNLALALDKLGNHADATNHFKKALELAPADPMIAGSKILQAHVGG
- a CDS encoding YHS domain-containing protein, with the translated sequence MYKIITILILLVILFFMVRRAFREWSQPKLDPATPGKDVMIQDPVCKVYVAAGTAIVQELKGKNYYFCSQDCARHFKLEDVT
- a CDS encoding MoaD/ThiS family protein, producing MVTITLMGDLQTVDGERALGCEIADSVTVKQLIRKQGKPLREIFQLLKEKKVMVTVNKRIASEETKVYDGDAVYIVAHDGMGQSGLTLSHY
- a CDS encoding Hsp20/alpha crystallin family protein: MVIRRFENWPFDGFSGGVSELDRLRRDLGHLFNGLSRVNGWDSPAGVYPLMNVSQDSDNVYVRSEVPGMTLDKLEVSVTGRNLTVTGERAIPDEQSNVRYHRRERESGKIRRQLTLPTDVDSERVQAKYQHGILMVVLPKAEKAKPKKIAITG
- the arsS gene encoding arsenosugar biosynthesis radical SAM (seleno)protein ArsS (Some members of this family are selenoproteins.), whose protein sequence is MKTSALPMVAPNQSSGMVPSFEKALAPHYSLPLKAQSISTLQVNVGKVCNQTCHHCHVDAGPHRTESMSKATIDQILDVLDRTPQIMTVDITGGAPEMNPHFEYLVEQCRVRNRKVIDRCNLTVFYVKGKAHLPQFLADHHVDIVASLPCYEADNVDQQRGKGVFNRSITALQTLNGLGYGTDGTGLMLDLVYNPLGPVLPPPQIELEQDFKGELGQRFGIRFNRLYTITNMPISRFWDELHEAGQLEHYYTLLLNHFNPMAINGLMCRSLLSVGWDGRLYDCDFNQMLDLPIQPESQAWIDRFNLTELKHRPIAVGPHCLGCTAGSGSSCGGALT